Proteins encoded in a region of the Diospyros lotus cultivar Yz01 chromosome 9, ASM1463336v1, whole genome shotgun sequence genome:
- the LOC127809360 gene encoding probable RNA-binding protein ARP1: PHRVPLLSPRCCIIYSYIYRYTYIFTELSFEVVVLVFDRSKGLKMTNHIVGQFGDTTLTKVFVGGLAWETRLDAITDHFHKYGEILEAVIISDKSTGRSKGYGFVTFKDPEAAKKACEDATPIISGRRANCNLASLGARRPRSASSPTPPPPLQGSKVGARPASPSHASHVQWYHHPARTPPPLQFQHHQPQPATFYGYPMQPYLGTDTSLYDHKLGYGCGSYVNGGHILGQVYAGGQAIVSANPLVPMYPLYQHHQSQTMMGIPAARMIYSPPIGAPIPIVQALVPSRHAPIATTPGGDDGSGVKQ; this comes from the exons CCCCACCGCGTCCCCCTTCTCTCTCCAAGGTGCTGTATTATATATAGTTACATATATAGATACACATACATATTTACAGAGTTGAGCTTTGAGGTGGTGGTATTGGTGTTTGATCGATCGAAAGGGTTGAAGATGACCAACCACATTGTGGGTCAGTTCGGCGACACCACGCTGACCAAAGTGTTTGTCGGAGGGTTGGCCTGGGAGACTCGGCTCGACGCCATCACCGATCACTTCCACAAGTACGGCGAGATCCTCGAGGCCGTCATCATCTCCGACAAGTCCACCGGCCGATCCAAGGGCTACGGCTTC GTGACTTTTAAGGATCCCGAGGCGGCTAAGAAAGCTTGCGAGGACGCCACGCCGATCATTAGTGGCCGCCGAGCAAACTGCAATCTGGCTTCCCTCGGCGCCCGGCGGCCGAGGTCCGCCTCCTCACCgacgccgccgccgcctctgCAAG GGTCCAAAGTGGGGGCAAGGCCTGCATCACCATCACATGCGAGTCACGTGCAGTGGTATCATCATCCAGCGCGGACCCCACCGCCTTTGCAGTTTCAACACCACCAGCCTCAGCCAGCTACTTTCTATGG TTACCCTATGCAACCCTACCTTGGCACGGACACAAGCCTCTACGATCAT AAACTGGGCTACGGCTGCGGTTCGTACGTGAACGGAGGGCATATTTTGGGGCAAGTGTATGCGGGTGGGCAAGCTATAGTGAGTGCGAACCCACTGGTGCCCATGTACCCGCTCTATCAGCACCATCAATCACAGACAATGATGGGCATCCCAGCAGCTCGCATGATCTACTCCCCACCAATAGGCGCCCCGATCCCTATAGTCCAAGCCCTCGTTCCTTCAAGACACGCACCCATTGCAACTACCCCAG GGGGAGACGATGGCAGTGGCGTGAAGCAGTGA